A single region of the Mannheimia bovis genome encodes:
- the truA gene encoding tRNA pseudouridine(38-40) synthase TruA — translation MKIALGIEYDGSRYFGWQKQETVESVQQKLEQALSVVANSPVEVFCAGRTDAGVHGTGQVVHFETEVNRPLQSWCFGTNAHLPDDIAVKWAVEVSEDFHARFSATARRYRYIIYNSKLRSAILPKGVTHFHFPLDESKMHQAGQFLLGENDFSSFRAAKCQSHTPWRNIHHLNVFRQGDYVIVDIQANAFVHHMVRNIVGTLLEIGQGRQPVEWAKWVLEQRDREKAAPTAKAEGLYLVEVHYPERFGIPKTALGPLFLAD, via the coding sequence ATGAAAATCGCATTAGGCATTGAATATGACGGCAGCCGCTATTTTGGCTGGCAGAAGCAAGAGACGGTGGAAAGCGTACAACAAAAACTAGAACAAGCCTTATCGGTTGTAGCAAATTCACCGGTGGAAGTGTTTTGTGCCGGCAGAACCGATGCCGGCGTACACGGCACAGGGCAGGTCGTGCATTTTGAAACAGAAGTTAATCGACCGCTGCAAAGCTGGTGTTTCGGCACTAATGCCCATTTGCCGGATGATATTGCGGTGAAATGGGCGGTGGAAGTCAGTGAGGATTTCCACGCTCGTTTTAGTGCCACTGCTCGCCGTTATCGTTATATTATTTATAATAGCAAATTGCGTTCAGCCATTCTGCCAAAAGGCGTAACCCATTTTCATTTCCCGCTTGATGAAAGCAAAATGCACCAAGCAGGGCAGTTTTTATTGGGCGAAAACGATTTTTCCTCTTTCCGTGCGGCAAAATGCCAATCTCATACCCCGTGGCGAAATATCCACCATCTAAATGTATTCCGCCAAGGCGATTATGTGATTGTCGATATTCAAGCCAATGCCTTTGTGCATCATATGGTCAGAAATATTGTCGGTACTTTGCTTGAAATCGGGCAGGGCAGACAGCCGGTAGAATGGGCAAAGTGGGTGCTAGAGCAACGAGATAGAGAAAAAGCCGCTCCCACAGCCAAAGCAGAAGGTTTGTATTTGGTAGAAGTGCATTATCCGGAACGTTTCGGTATTCCGAAAACGGCATTAGGCCCCCTGTTTTTGGCAGATTAA
- the folE gene encoding GTP cyclohydrolase I FolE, protein MTTISPELNSAENQLSPEAQKVRQALLAKGIETPTVAHQKDKDSRRAEIQQHMQAVLELLGLDLTDDSLEETPHRLAKMYVDEIFSGLDYTTFPKITNIENRMKVSEMVLVDDITLTSTCEHHFVTIDGKVAVAYYPKKWVIGLSKINRVVQFFAQRPQVQERFTEQILTAFQTILETDDVAVYVKATHFCVKCRGVKDTNSYTVTSAFGGVFLEDRETRKEFLGLLNK, encoded by the coding sequence ATGACAACGATCTCGCCCGAATTAAATAGTGCAGAAAATCAACTTTCGCCTGAAGCCCAAAAAGTTCGCCAAGCTTTATTGGCAAAAGGCATTGAAACGCCAACTGTTGCACATCAAAAAGATAAAGACAGCCGCCGAGCGGAAATTCAGCAACATATGCAAGCCGTATTGGAATTGCTTGGTTTAGATTTAACCGATGACAGCTTAGAAGAAACCCCTCATCGTTTGGCGAAAATGTATGTGGACGAGATTTTTAGCGGTTTAGATTACACGACTTTCCCGAAAATCACCAACATTGAGAACCGAATGAAAGTCAGCGAGATGGTGTTAGTTGATGATATTACCCTTACCTCAACTTGCGAGCATCATTTTGTAACTATTGATGGCAAAGTTGCAGTTGCTTATTACCCGAAAAAATGGGTGATTGGACTTTCAAAAATCAACCGTGTTGTGCAGTTTTTCGCTCAACGCCCACAGGTACAAGAGCGTTTTACCGAGCAAATTCTAACTGCATTCCAGACCATTTTAGAAACCGATGATGTGGCAGTGTATGTGAAAGCAACGCACTTTTGCGTGAAATGTCGTGGCGTAAAAGATACCAATAGCTATACTGTTACCTCTGCATTTGGTGGCGTGTTCTTAGAAGATAGAGAAACCCGCAAAGAATTTTTAGGCTTATTAAATAAGTAA